TGCCCGCTTATAAGATCCAAGATTAAACGACTGCTTGTACCCGGCTTTCCTCAACCGATGAACTGCAATGGCTGAAAGGCCCCCGCTTTCGCAATGACAAAGAATGATTCTAGCCTTGTCACCGGACAACCGCCCAATCGATTTTCCAATCGATAAGGCCGAAACATTCTCAACACCTGCCAAATGTTTCTGAGCATATCGTTTTGGTGGTCTGACATCCACCACTAGAGCACCCGCAGCCAGGTAATCCTTAACCTGCTGATCACTGACTCGCCCTATCAACTTAAACCAAAGCAGCAGGCCTACGGAAAAAACCAGCAAAACAGAAAAGCTGATCAGAATGGGAACGGAATTGAGCAGTGAAAACACGACCTTGAAATTATGGGATAGTCGAACCATTGCTAGAGAATAATTGTAGAGTCGTTTTGCAACGCTTGCTCTTCGGCATTCGACTCCTTTTTATTAAGCCGATGAAATACCCCTGTCTTTCAAAATTTGTTACTGGAATTCTGATTCTGCTCTCCACGAGCACTCTCTTTTCTCAAACAGTTCCCAATCCACCGCCGGGTATTCCAGTCCCTGCGGAAATTCGATCAGCCCTCGAAAAAGAAACATCGGAGCTAAAAGAAGTGATCGTTGAACTCCAAACTATTCATCGGGACGATCCGGACAAACTGGATCTGATCAACGACGTGACTATCTACTACAATGCCGTTCACTACGCGCTGGTACATGATCAGTTTTATTCCGATAAAAAGGATGACGATTTCGCGATAGCCTTTCGACAACTGCAAACGGGGCGTACCCGGGCGGCCGCGCTCAGAAAAGGCAATGCTCCCTGGACTCGGCAAACCGGCCTGATAGTCCGTGGCTACGTTTCAAAAATCGATAGCTCCGTTCAGCCTTACGGATTGATTATCCCCGAGTCGTTCGATTTCGACTCCTCAATGCCAGCGCGGCTCGACATCTGGTATCATGGTCGAGGTAACACCTTGTCCGAACTGAAATTTATTGACCAGCGGGAAACCGATGCAGGGAAACTCATCACAGATCAGGCCATTGTGCTTCATCCCTACGGCCGTTACTGCAACGCCAACAAGTTCGCGGGCGAAGTAGATACCTTCGAAGCAATCGACCACGTAAAGAATCATTACAATATAGATCCAGATAGAATTTCCGTACGCGGATTCTCCATGGGCGGAGCAGCCACCTGGCACATGGCAACGCATCACGCGGGACTTTGGTCCGCAGCAGCTCCCGGAGCGGGTTTCGCGGAAAGTGCGATCTATGCCAAGGTCATGCAAAAAGACCCGAAGCCAACTTGGTACGAACTCAAACTTCACAGCTTTTACGACGCCACCAAATACGCTGCCAACCTTGCTCAATGCCCGACCATCGCCTACAGCGGATCCATCGATCCGCAGAAACAAGCGGCAGATATTATGGCCGAGTACCTGTTGAAAGAAGGTATGGAATTGAAGCATATCATCGGCGAAGGAATGGGACACAAGTTCGACGATGTATCACTCGAAATCATAAACAGCACGGTCGACGAATGGGCAAGTAAGCCTAAAAATAAATACCCCAGTAAGATCGATTTCGTAACCTACACGCTTCGCTATAACAAAATGGATTGGCTTACAGTCGATGCGCTTGAAGAACATTGGACTGAGGCTCGGGTGAGGGCTGAAATCCTTGATTCTAATACTATAAGCATCGGCACTAAGAACCTAACAGCCCTAACATTAGAACTTCCCCTCAAGAATCCAAAATTTAAACCGGGAAATCGAGTCACAATCAAAATCGATAATTCTTCGCTCTCCGTTTCCAGCAAAAGACAACCGATTTCCCTCATCAGGAAAAACAATTCCTGGCAGCTGGCACCTGACACCGCCTCCCCTTCCCTCAATAAACGCCACGACCTCCAAGGTCCGATCGACGACGCCTTCATGGAAAGTTTTATTTTTGTCCTGCCAAGTGGTGACGAATCCAATGCCGCCCTATCCGAATGGGTTGATTCAGAGGCTGCCGATGCTCAACTTCAGTGGTGGCGACAATTCCGCGGCGAGCCGATAGTAAAAAAAGACACAGAGATCACCGAAGCGGACATACAAAACAATCATCTCATTCTCTGGGGTGATCCTTCGAGCAACGCGGTCATTAAGCGTATTCGTCAATCCTTGCCAATAAGCTGGGACGGCGCGCGATTCTCGCTTCACGACAAAGAGTACTCCACAGACCAACACCTCCCGGTTTTAATTTACCCCAACCCGTTAAACCCAAACCGTTATATCGTTCTCAACTCCAGTTTCACGTTCAGCGAATTCTCTGGTGGCACCAACTCTCTCCAAATTCCTAAACTTCCTGATTGGGCGGTAGTCGATTTATCCGTGCCACGTAACATACGACATCCATTGGGTGTAGTTGTCGCAGGATTCTTTGACGAAGGTTGGCAATTCAAGCCGCGCTAAACATGGTTAGCCGCAAGGCTGGCACTTTAGAATTTCAGTCTTTCTTATTGAGGAGAGAAATTTGCTCACTCAGTTGAAGGGGTGTCGGATGGTCAAAAATCAAGGAAAGCGGAAAATTGACCTGGATCAGTTTACTGATCCGGTTCCTGATCTTCGTAGCGAGAAGAGAGTGTCCGCCCAAATCAAAAAAACTATCTGTCTCAGACACAGGACCACAATGAAGGACTTCTTCAAAAATAGTTGCGATGGCTGAAACATCGGATTGCCCGTTCGATGGCCGCACAATTTCAGTTTTCTGAGATAGATTCTGAACCAAAGTTTTTCTATCCAACTTTCCACTTAAAGTGTGTGGAAGATCCTTCATTGGCTCAAATGTACTAGGAATCATTATTGCTGGAAGCTGATTCGAGAGATACGGTTTTAGCTCATTTGCGAGAGCTTCGATAGCTCCAGGCGCTGGAACGTAGTAAGCATGTAATCGGGAATCATTCGGTCCATGCTCTAGTAAAACTACCGCAGCTTCACGAATATCCCGACGGCGATTCAGGAGTGACTCGATTTCGCCAACCTCAATTCGATAGCCACGAAGTTGAATCTGATGATCTATTCTTCCTAAAAATTCAATAGTGCCGTCCGGATGGTATTTCGCCAAGTCTCCAGTCTTGTATAAGCGCTCGCCACGGCCTTCCGGCAATGGATTCGTGATAAAGGTTTCCTCGGTAAGCTCGGGCAGGTTTTGATACCCTTCCGCCAGACAAACACCACTCAGATAAATTTCTCCCACTATTCCGATTCCCACGGGTTCATGATCTTTATCCAATAGATAAACCTTGGTGTTAGATACGGGGTTCCCAATTCGTATGGGCTTCGCACCCGGATAGCTTTTCCAAACGATGGAGTTTACACTGGTTTCAGTTAAGCCGTACCAATTATGGAGCTCAGCGTCCAAAGTGGCGTGAAATTTATCATTAATTTCTTCGGTGAGTGCTTCGCCGCCTGCAAACACAAGTTTAAGGGAGTTGCACTCAGAAATCTGGGGTAGATCGAGTAACGCTCGAAGCATAGACGGAACCGTGGAGTAATGAGTCACATTCTTTTCGAGAATGGTATTTAGAATATACTCAATGTTCCGTTGCCCTCCTCGATGCGCTACGACTATGGTGCCTCCGTTCAACAATGGCCAGAAAACCTCTGCCATGGAATTATCGAAAGAAATGGAAGCGGATTGCATCGACCTGTCTCCTGACACCATTCCATAAGCTTCCTGAATCCAATGCATCAGATTAATAATTCCACGCCTTGGCATTCTAACGCCCTTCGGATTTCCGGTAGAACCCGAAGTGTAAAGGATGTACATCAGGTCGTCCGCCGTTGCAGTAATTGGAAACGCTTTTTGGGTGGCATCGAAATCCATCCAGTTTATTTCATCAACGAAAATTCGCTCAACTGAACAGTCGGTCAAAGCCTGGTTAATCCCAGAATGACTCAACAACAGCTTCGCTCCGGAATCCTCCAACTGAAACTGTAGCCGTGATTCAGGGTTGTCTGGCTCCAAAGGCACAAAAGCGGACCCCACCTTAAGCACAGCAAACACAGAAATCAGGTGCTCAATCGATCGATAAAAACACAGACCTACGACATCACCGGACACCAATCCCGAGGCCTGAAGTCTGAATGCCAAATAATCCGCCCGACGATTTAATTCGCCATAGGTTATGGTTTCGTCACCACAAATCACCGCCACAGCCTTTGGGGTTTTAGAGACTTGGACTTCAAAAAGCTGTTCAATGGTGAGATCCGCAGGATAAGAACGGTCCGTTTTGTTCCATTCCACTAAAATTTTTTGCCTTTCAACAGCATCTAACATCCGGTTCGTTTCCCACAAAAACAACAGATATACAAGTGCTCGTTTTTAATGGTTCGCTCACTTGATCTTCCCGCCTTAATGCAATACTCATGTTAGGAAAATAATCACGGGCATGCCGCAAGACCAATCCAACCAGCAATTAAAAGATAGACATTCTCCTTTGGAAATGTCGGGAGATGAGTTCCGCAAGGCGGGACATCAACTGGTGGACGAAATCGCCAATTTCCTTGAATCACTTCCTACACGAAAAGTTGTAGAGACGAAGTCAGTTTCGGAAGTCCAGGCTTTGGTTGGAAATGAGCCATTGCCTACCAAAGGAGTTGATACTTCACAGCTGCTGAAAGAAACCACCCAGTTGCTCGTTGATCATTCCCTCTTCAACGGACATCCCCGCTTCTGGGGATACGTTACCTCTTCAGCTGCTCCGATTGGCATTCTCGGCGACTTCCTGGCATCAGCCGTAAATCAGAATTTAGGGGCCTGGCAGCTTTCGCCGGTTGCTACCGAAATCGAAGCTCAGACGATTCGCTGGATCGCCGAGCTCATTGGTTACAATACCGATTGTGGTGGCCTGATGGTGAGTGGTGGAAATATGGCAAATTTTGTTGGCTTTCTCGCAGGTCGTAAATCCAGGACTCCCTGGGACATTCGTAAAGAAGGCATCCAGAAAAAGGACAAGGCCCTGCGCGTTTACTGCTCCGATGCGACGCATACCTGGGTCCATAAAGCTGCCGATCTTTTTGGCCTGGGGACAGACGCCATTCGTTGGATTCCCAGTGACCTCGACCAACACATGGACCTGGCCAAATTGGAAGAACAGATCCGGGCCGACATTCGCTTAGGTTTTATTCCATTGTTGGTAGCAGCCTCTGCAGGCACAGTAGCTACCGGGGCTGTTGATCCGATCAACGCGATTGCGGATCTTTGCGAAGAGCACAACTTGTGGTTACACGTCGACGGAGCTTATGGAGCGATGGCGGCGGCATTGCCTGAAGCCAGTGAAGATTTGAAGGCGATTAGCCGGGCTGACTCGGTTGCACTGGACCCACACAAGTGGCTCTACTCTCCTCTGGAAGCTGGCTGCACCCTCGTTAAGAACAGGCAGGATCTGCACGATACTTTTGCGTTCCATCCGGACTATTATAAATTTAATCTGGAAGGCGACCAAGCTCCCACCAACTACTACGAACTGGGGCTGCAAAACTCCCGCGGATTTCGAGCACTCAAGGTATGGTTGGCGTTTAAACACGTAGGTGGACCTGCGTTTGTCGAGACCATCAGACAGGACATCGCGCTGGCACAAGCCATGTTAAAAATTATTTCTGATCATGAAGAACTGGAAACCTTCACCTGTCACTTAAGTATCACCACGTTCCGGTTTGTCCCCAAAGATCTACAGGAGAAAAAAGACGAACAACTCAACTACTTAAACGAGCTCAACGAAAAACTGCTCAACCAACTTCAGGAAGAAGGAGAGGTCTTTGTTTCGAACGCCGTCTTACAGGGCACTTATGCTTTACGGGCCTGTATTGTAAATTTCAGAACAACTCTGAAAGAAATCGAAAAACTTCCCGGGATTGTAACGCGAATTGGTCAGGAGTTGGATGGGAAGATGAGGAGGTAAACGGTGTCAGGTGTCAGGCGTCAGGTGTCAGGTGTCAGGTGTCAGGTGTCAGGTGTCAAAAGACGTTCCGAAGCCATTTGATTGTCAAGGTGTATGAGCAAGCTTGCTCGCGACCTGGAAGTTCTCTGATATACAAATCGCGGACAAGCTTGTTCCTGTAAGAAGGAGAATCGAAAAGACAGAGCCAAGCTGGGGCTTGGCGTTCCCAGGAGGATCGGGGGATTAACCCCCTCCTACAGCGTTTATTCCTTCGCGATCGGCGGACCCCAACGTTGCTTCTGGGTGACATCAATAATCACTTCCGTGTCATTCGCCTGCGCTGGTCCAGGACGGCTTGTTCCGCGGGCAACCAGGGTTCGAATACGTTCGTCCAACTGCTTTAGTTTCTCCGGATGCCTGGTGGCCACGTTCGTCGTTTCGGCAATATCCTCTTCAAGATTGTAGAGCTCAACAATACGCGGTTTTCCCCGGGAAGCATTTAAGTTCTCGGATTCATTCCGGTAGACAATTTTCCAGGGTCCTTCCAATAGGGTGAACTCCCCCGCAGTAGAGTGCGCAATCACATGATCTCTCTCTGGCTCGACCTCACTATCGAAAAGTGAGCTTAAAAAACTAATGCTGTCTTCAGCGGCCTCCTGCGGGAGGACCGTACCTAAAATCTCGGCACAGGTTGCAAAAATATCTACTAAACTCAAAGCCTGACCGCGCTCCGCTCCGGCCTCAATTTTCCCAGGCCAGCGAACCATAAACGGCTCACGGTGTCCGCCTTCCCAGATTTGGCTTTTGTGACCGCGGTAAGGACCACTCGGATAATGTTCCGCCTCCAACAAGGTTTCCCAGCCGGTATAATGCGAGTGCCCGTTGTCGGCGGTAAAAATAACCAGAGTATTATCAGCAATCCCGGCATCCTCGATCGCTTGAATTACCTGACCTGCCGACCAGTCCGTTTCCATTACAAAATCGGCAACAGGCGCAATATCACTTTTCCCTTTAAAATTCGCCGAAGGAACGACGGGCTCGTGAGGAGAGGTTTGGGAGAAGAAAAGAAAAAATGGTTCATCCTGGTCGGCCTTTTCGTGAATGAATTGGACTGCCCGTTTCGTGATCTCTGGCAAGATCTGATCCCACTGCCAGCCGGGAGCGATTGGATTCCCGTCGAATCCTTGGGGCATCACCGTACCTTCATTGGGATCCCACTTGTAGCGGTCGGTGGGTTGAACAACCACCCGGTCATTCTCAATAAAAGTAAAAGGAGGAAAATTGGGCACATGCGTTCCAAAGTAGTAATCGAATCCACGCGCCGTAGGTCCATCGGCGATTGGCTGGGTGTAATCCCATTCTTTTTCCTGCAGAACATTGCGAACCTCTTCGCGTGTGCTCGGCTGGGCTCCAGCCCAATTCCAACCGAGGTGCCATTTTCCGATCAGTCCGGTATCGTAACCTTGCTGCTGCAACAACAATGGCAAGGTAAGTCGGCCCTCCTCAATTAGCGGAGGCTCGTAAGCCGCCTGCACCCATTCCTGTAAACTGGAGCGCCAGGCATAGCGACCGGTCATCAAACCATAGCGCGTAGGAGTGCAACAGGCCGAGCCGCTGTGCGCATTCGTAAAACGCATTGCCTCAGCTGAGAACGCATCGAGGTAAGGCGTAGCAATTTTGTTATCCGGGTAATGTGCCTGGATATCGCCTATTCCAAAATCATCAGCAAGGATGATAACTATATTCGGACGTTGTTGCGTTTTCTTACTTGAGCATCCCTGGAATAAAAATCCGATGGTTAAGCAGCTAAGTAGAAGTCGAATAAACATAAGTATTTAATTGTTGGCCACGAAAGTGCCAGGATCAATCACGGATTTTTATTTCGATTTCATGCTCCTACATTTTAAATCTCATCGCTACTCAATCCTCAATTGGTGGTGCCCAACGCATTTGTTGGGTCACATTGAAAATGACCTCGGTATCGTTCGATTGATCCGGACCCTCCCGGCTGGTTCCTCGGGCGACCACCGCTTTTAATTTATCACTCAGGCCTTTGGCTATCTGCGGTTCCTTTTCGACCAGATTGTTTGCCTCGGCAATGTCGTCCTCAAGATTATAGAGCTCGACGATACGAGGTTTGCCCCGGGACTGATTTAGATTGGCATGCTCATTTTTAAAAACGATTTTCCAAGGTCCTTCCATATAGGCAAATTCTCCATCGACCGAATGGGCCACCACATGATCTCGATGAGGGTTGTTGTTGTTTCCTAATAGCGTAGATAAAAAGCTGAAGCTGTCTTCGGCTGCGTCATCGGGAAGATTTTTTTCCAGAAGTTCCGCACAGGTGGCGAACACATCGTTCAAACTGAGAATATCGCTCGTCGCCTGACCAGCTGCTATACGTTTTGGCCATCTTGCCAAAAAGGGAACACGGTGTCCACCCTCCCAGATGTCTCCCTTGCGGCCACGAAAGGGTCCGCTCGGAGAGTGACCGGCATTGATGAGTTCATTCCATTCCTGAGGAGCGTGCCCGTTGTCGGTAGTAAATATCACAAGGGTATTGTCCGAAACACCTGCGTCCTCCAGCGCCTGAATCAGCTGCCCCGCGGACCAATCCGTTTGCATGACCCAATCAGCGGCGTGCGCAATTCCGCTTTCCCCTTTGAACTGCGCAGTAGGCACAATGGGTGTGTGAGGAGAGGTCATAGGAAAATATAAAAAGAATGGCTCATCTTGCCCTGCCTGGTCATGGATGTATTGCACAGCCCGCTCTGTGATCTTCGGCAAAATTTGATCGAAGCGCCAATCGGGTGCCATGGGATTCCCATCAAATTGAGCCGGCATGAAGGTGCCATCGTCGGCAGAGTATTTAAACCGCGAAGTCGGTTGCTCCACAACCCGGTCGTTTTCAATAAAAGTAAACGGAGGGAAATTGGGCACATGCGTACCGAAGTAATAATCGAATCCACGGGTGGTTGGTCCATTGGAAATCGGCTTGGTGTAATCCCATTCCCTCGTTCGCAAACCGTTTTTTTCTTCCTCCATTGTACTCGGCTGGGGTCCTGCCCAATTCCAACCCAAATGCCATTTTCCGATACACGCGGTAGCATAACCTTGCTGTTGCAAGAACTTGGGAAGCGTGAGCCGATCTTCCGCAATCAACGGCGGCTCGTAACAGGCCAACACCCATTCCTGCAACCGCGTTCGCCAAGCATACCGCCCCGTCAGCAATCCATACCGTGTTGGCGAACAAACCGCCGATCCTGTGTGCGCATTCGTAAACCACATGGATTGTTCTGTGAACCGATCGAGGAAGGGAGTCGGTATTTTGTTATCCGGGAAATGCGCCTGGATATCCCCCACCCCGAAATCATCGGCCAGGATGATTACGATGTTGGGCTTGTCCTGCGTGTCCCGTCGAAGCCCCTGGGCGGAGTCGGAAGCCTGTCGAATGGGACCTAATTGGGTTTCCTTTTCCCCGCAACCGCATAGAAAGAAACCGAGAACGAAAATAATCAAAAGACTGTTTAGCTTCATCGAATAATATTTTGTTTATGAATTCAGTAAATCTGCGGATCCCCATCTCGCACCTGTACAAGCAAACTGTTGTTCGCGACTCATAAAAAAATTGCCACGCTGGGGCTTGGCGTTCCCAGGGATGTCGCGATGAAAATTGCTCCTACATAATTAAAGTGTCCCTAGTTTCTATTCCACGGAAAACTC
The genomic region above belongs to Verrucomicrobiota bacterium and contains:
- a CDS encoding rhodanese-like domain-containing protein, giving the protein MVRLSHNFKVVFSLLNSVPILISFSVLLVFSVGLLLWFKLIGRVSDQQVKDYLAAGALVVDVRPPKRYAQKHLAGVENVSALSIGKSIGRLSGDKARIILCHCESGGLSAIAVHRLRKAGYKQSFNLGSYKRAASLLEPNL
- a CDS encoding prolyl oligopeptidase family serine peptidase; amino-acid sequence: MKYPCLSKFVTGILILLSTSTLFSQTVPNPPPGIPVPAEIRSALEKETSELKEVIVELQTIHRDDPDKLDLINDVTIYYNAVHYALVHDQFYSDKKDDDFAIAFRQLQTGRTRAAALRKGNAPWTRQTGLIVRGYVSKIDSSVQPYGLIIPESFDFDSSMPARLDIWYHGRGNTLSELKFIDQRETDAGKLITDQAIVLHPYGRYCNANKFAGEVDTFEAIDHVKNHYNIDPDRISVRGFSMGGAATWHMATHHAGLWSAAAPGAGFAESAIYAKVMQKDPKPTWYELKLHSFYDATKYAANLAQCPTIAYSGSIDPQKQAADIMAEYLLKEGMELKHIIGEGMGHKFDDVSLEIINSTVDEWASKPKNKYPSKIDFVTYTLRYNKMDWLTVDALEEHWTEARVRAEILDSNTISIGTKNLTALTLELPLKNPKFKPGNRVTIKIDNSSLSVSSKRQPISLIRKNNSWQLAPDTASPSLNKRHDLQGPIDDAFMESFIFVLPSGDESNAALSEWVDSEAADAQLQWWRQFRGEPIVKKDTEITEADIQNNHLILWGDPSSNAVIKRIRQSLPISWDGARFSLHDKEYSTDQHLPVLIYPNPLNPNRYIVLNSSFTFSEFSGGTNSLQIPKLPDWAVVDLSVPRNIRHPLGVVVAGFFDEGWQFKPR
- a CDS encoding amino acid adenylation domain-containing protein, translating into MEWNKTDRSYPADLTIEQLFEVQVSKTPKAVAVICGDETITYGELNRRADYLAFRLQASGLVSGDVVGLCFYRSIEHLISVFAVLKVGSAFVPLEPDNPESRLQFQLEDSGAKLLLSHSGINQALTDCSVERIFVDEINWMDFDATQKAFPITATADDLMYILYTSGSTGNPKGVRMPRRGIINLMHWIQEAYGMVSGDRSMQSASISFDNSMAEVFWPLLNGGTIVVAHRGGQRNIEYILNTILEKNVTHYSTVPSMLRALLDLPQISECNSLKLVFAGGEALTEEINDKFHATLDAELHNWYGLTETSVNSIVWKSYPGAKPIRIGNPVSNTKVYLLDKDHEPVGIGIVGEIYLSGVCLAEGYQNLPELTEETFITNPLPEGRGERLYKTGDLAKYHPDGTIEFLGRIDHQIQLRGYRIEVGEIESLLNRRRDIREAAVVLLEHGPNDSRLHAYYVPAPGAIEALANELKPYLSNQLPAIMIPSTFEPMKDLPHTLSGKLDRKTLVQNLSQKTEIVRPSNGQSDVSAIATIFEEVLHCGPVSETDSFFDLGGHSLLATKIRNRISKLIQVNFPLSLIFDHPTPLQLSEQISLLNKKD
- a CDS encoding aminotransferase class V-fold PLP-dependent enzyme; protein product: MPQDQSNQQLKDRHSPLEMSGDEFRKAGHQLVDEIANFLESLPTRKVVETKSVSEVQALVGNEPLPTKGVDTSQLLKETTQLLVDHSLFNGHPRFWGYVTSSAAPIGILGDFLASAVNQNLGAWQLSPVATEIEAQTIRWIAELIGYNTDCGGLMVSGGNMANFVGFLAGRKSRTPWDIRKEGIQKKDKALRVYCSDATHTWVHKAADLFGLGTDAIRWIPSDLDQHMDLAKLEEQIRADIRLGFIPLLVAASAGTVATGAVDPINAIADLCEEHNLWLHVDGAYGAMAAALPEASEDLKAISRADSVALDPHKWLYSPLEAGCTLVKNRQDLHDTFAFHPDYYKFNLEGDQAPTNYYELGLQNSRGFRALKVWLAFKHVGGPAFVETIRQDIALAQAMLKIISDHEELETFTCHLSITTFRFVPKDLQEKKDEQLNYLNELNEKLLNQLQEEGEVFVSNAVLQGTYALRACIVNFRTTLKEIEKLPGIVTRIGQELDGKMRR
- a CDS encoding arylsulfatase — translated: MFIRLLLSCLTIGFLFQGCSSKKTQQRPNIVIILADDFGIGDIQAHYPDNKIATPYLDAFSAEAMRFTNAHSGSACCTPTRYGLMTGRYAWRSSLQEWVQAAYEPPLIEEGRLTLPLLLQQQGYDTGLIGKWHLGWNWAGAQPSTREEVRNVLQEKEWDYTQPIADGPTARGFDYYFGTHVPNFPPFTFIENDRVVVQPTDRYKWDPNEGTVMPQGFDGNPIAPGWQWDQILPEITKRAVQFIHEKADQDEPFFLFFSQTSPHEPVVPSANFKGKSDIAPVADFVMETDWSAGQVIQAIEDAGIADNTLVIFTADNGHSHYTGWETLLEAEHYPSGPYRGHKSQIWEGGHREPFMVRWPGKIEAGAERGQALSLVDIFATCAEILGTVLPQEAAEDSISFLSSLFDSEVEPERDHVIAHSTAGEFTLLEGPWKIVYRNESENLNASRGKPRIVELYNLEEDIAETTNVATRHPEKLKQLDERIRTLVARGTSRPGPAQANDTEVIIDVTQKQRWGPPIAKE
- a CDS encoding arylsulfatase; amino-acid sequence: MKLNSLLIIFVLGFFLCGCGEKETQLGPIRQASDSAQGLRRDTQDKPNIVIILADDFGVGDIQAHFPDNKIPTPFLDRFTEQSMWFTNAHTGSAVCSPTRYGLLTGRYAWRTRLQEWVLACYEPPLIAEDRLTLPKFLQQQGYATACIGKWHLGWNWAGPQPSTMEEEKNGLRTREWDYTKPISNGPTTRGFDYYFGTHVPNFPPFTFIENDRVVEQPTSRFKYSADDGTFMPAQFDGNPMAPDWRFDQILPKITERAVQYIHDQAGQDEPFFLYFPMTSPHTPIVPTAQFKGESGIAHAADWVMQTDWSAGQLIQALEDAGVSDNTLVIFTTDNGHAPQEWNELINAGHSPSGPFRGRKGDIWEGGHRVPFLARWPKRIAAGQATSDILSLNDVFATCAELLEKNLPDDAAEDSFSFLSTLLGNNNNPHRDHVVAHSVDGEFAYMEGPWKIVFKNEHANLNQSRGKPRIVELYNLEDDIAEANNLVEKEPQIAKGLSDKLKAVVARGTSREGPDQSNDTEVIFNVTQQMRWAPPIED